The genomic stretch CGAGGTCCTGGACCTGCTGGAGCTCACAGGACTGGAGTCCAAGCCCGCCGTCGCGCTGTCCGGCGGCCAGAAGCGCCGCTTCGACATCGCGTTCGCCCTGCTGCACGACCCCGCGCTGGTCTTCCTCGACGAGCCCACGACCGGCCTCGACCCGCAGAGCCGGGCCAACCTGTGGGACCACATCCGCTCCCTGCGCTCGGAGAAGGGCATGACGGTCTTCCTCACCACCCACTACCTCGACGAGGCCGACGCCCTCTGCGACCGGCTGCTGATCATCGACCATGGCCGGATCGTGGCCGAGGGCGCCCCGGCCGAGCTGAAGACCGGCGGGCGCACGCTCGACGACGTGTTCCTCGACATCACCGGCAGGTCGCTGCGTGAGGAGGTGGGCGCCTGATGATGCGCGACACCTGGGTGCTGTTCCGCCACGGGGTGGGCGTCACGCTGCGGCAGAAGCTCGGCATCATCATCGGCGTGCTCCAGCCGCTGCTGTTCCTGGTGCTGTTCGGGCCCATCTTCACCACCTTCGGCACCTGGGAGACGCTGGTGCCCGGCCTGATCGTCCAGCTCGGGCTGTTGAGCATGGGCCTGGCCGGGTTCGGGGTCGTCTTCGAGAGGCAGTCGGGCGTGCTGGAGCGCATGCGCGTCACCCCGGCCAGCCGCCTGGCGCTGCTGCTCGGACGGGTGCTCAACAACGCGGTCACACTGATCATCCAGACGGTGCTGCTGCTGGCGGTGGCCTTCGCCTTCGGCCTGCGCGCCCCGGTGCCGGGGCTCCTGGCCGGGCTCGTGCTGATCGTCGTGCTCGGCATCAGCCTGGCGGCGCTGTCGTACGCGATCGCGCTGACGATCAACGAGCAGCTGTTCGCGCCGGTGATGACCACGGCGGTGGTCCCGCTCGTGCTGCTGTCCGGCTCCTTCCTGCCGATGTCGATGGCGCCGGGCTGGCTCGACGCCATCTCCCACATCAGCCCCTTCCGGTACGTGCTCGAGGCGCTGCGCGACCTGTTCCATGGCCACTACCTGACCGGCACCGTGGGCGCCGGCGTGGCGGTGACCGCGGTCTTCGCCGTGGTCAGCCTCACGATCGGGACCCGCGTGTTCAACCGCGAGAACGCCTGAGCTCCTCCTCAGGCACCTTCCGGAAGGATCGTCGGCCCGAGGACGGCGATGTGCCGTGGGCGGGGCTCAGGCCGCGCTCTTGGCCCGTCGCCGGAGCGCGGCCATGATCCCGGCCGGATCCACGGTTCCGTACCCGTAGTCGTAGTCGAACCCCACCTCGCTGCGGTCCTCCGCGGTACGCCGCAGCAGCGCCCGCAGCTGGGCAGGCGACAACGCGACCGCCGGCCACCGGGTACGCACCGCCGCCACGAGCCCGGCCACCACCGGCGTCGCCGCCGACGTCCCCGAGTCCGGCTGATCCTTTCCGAACGCCGCCGACCCCAGGAAATGCGTGTACCCGCACACGTCCGGCTTGCGGGCGGTCAGCCGCCCCGGCCCCTGCGAGGAGTAGCCCACCCGATCGCCGTTGACGTCGATGCCGCCGATCGACAGGACCTTCGGGTGGGAGTTGGCGCCCACGATGGGCCGGTCGGGATAGGCGCACCGGCCGTCCGGGCACTGCCGGCTGCAGTTGCCGGCCGCGAACAACACGTCGGCCCCCGCCCGGTCCAGGGCGGCCACCATCAGGTTGAACGGGTGGGCGGCGTTGTCGGAGTAGTTGCCGGGATGCCCGACGGGGAAGTCCCACTCAGGCGAGAACGACCCCCATGAATTGCTCACGACCAGCGCCCGCGAAGCCTCCGGCTGGGCGTCGAGCACGGTGCGCAGGTGCGCGAACGCCGACACCGCGTCCGACAGCAGCCCGTCGAGCGCGGAACCGCCCGGCCGGGTGGACAGCAGCAGCGGGATGTCGATCAGCGAGGCCTGCGGGGCGGCGATGAGGGCGTCGAACGCGCACATCGTCCCATGATCGACCTCGAACTCGCCCGGCTTGCCCGACACCCCCGGCGGGCTCCAGCACCGGTCGGCGTCGAGCGTGACGCCCCTGCCGAGCTGCCTGGCCGTGTGGGCGGCGTTGACGCCGGTGTCGAGCACGGCCAGCGCCACCCCCGCGCCGTCGAGCCCCTCGGCCTGCAGCCCGGCCACGTTCAGCAGCCGCTCGACGTCTCGCCAGTTGCCGACCGGCGGGTCGCCGCCGCAGGTCGGCGTCGATTCGATGACCGGGTCGGAGAAGATCCCCACCACGTCCGGCCTGAGCGTGGGCAGCAGCGTGACCCTGGAGGCCAGCTCGTCGTCGGAGATGGTGCCGCGTACCAGCACGGAGGCGTCCTCGGCGGCCAGCGAGAAGTCGAGCGGCTGGTTGAGCGAGAGGGGATCGCCGCCGGCCGTGGGAACCGGGCGCGGCACGGCCACCGGCACGAAGGCCGTGTCGAGCTCGACCCCGGGCAGGCCGTCGGCGACGTCGGCCGTGGTGGCTGTCTGGCCGGGGTCGGCCACCGCCGCGACCAGATCGGGGGAGGGGCGCAGCTGGATCAGGACACGCATGTGTCACCACCGAATGTTCTCTGGAGGGAAGGAACCTCCCAACATTCCTTCATCCGGGGGCGCGCGTCCAGTGGATTCCAGGGGTTGTGACCTGCGAGAACTCCCGAATCGGAGCGAAGCGGACGACTTTTTCTGGGCCGTTAGGCTCAGGGGATTGCCTACGATCCTTCCAGCTTCCCCACGAACGCCCCGAGCCGCTTCCGCCCCTCCGGCCTGGCCTCGCCGTCGCCCCTCGTCGGACGAGACGACGGCCGTGGTCCACCGCTGGACGTCCGTACGGTCGGCCGCGGGCAGGCCGAGCACGTGTCAGATGGTGGCAAGCTGCAGCCCTTGCGATCCGGGGCATTCGACCCGTGACATAAACAATTAACCTGACTATGCGTCAAGGTGTTATGCGGGCGAACAGCGAATACCGGTCACGCCAGCGCGCGTTTGCGGGGCAGCAGGGCCAGCGCGCCGATGTAGAGAACGGCGGCCACGATGAGCAGGCCCTTGTAGCCGATCACCAGGGCCGCGTATTCGAGGCAGCCGCCCACCATCGCCCCCAGCAGGTTCGCGCCGAAGGAGGTGGTCGCGTCGGCCGTGTCGGCGAAACGTTTGGCGAAGACGACGTTCGCCGCGAAGATCGGCAGGAACGCCACCGTCACGGCCGCCACCGCGCGCAGGGGCAACGGCAGGGACAACAGCCACGCGTTCGGGACCAGCCAGGCCAGCAGCAGGCCCGCGAGCAGGATCCCGTACATGACCGGCAGCGGCGGGATGCGGAAGCGGCGGGTCACCTCGACGGCGGCGAGCACCGCGACCAGCACCCCGGCGAAGACGATGGCGTTGACCACCCACGTGGTGCCGAACAGCAGCGCGAACCCGGTCACGCTCTTGGTCTCCAGCAGCATGAACGCCACGCCGAGCAGGAACAGGTCGGCGTACGGCCGCATCCGCTGGTACGGTCCCGCGACGACGCGGACGGCCAGCAGGCTGACGATGAGGATCAGGGTGAGCGTGATGATGTAGATCGGCGGGATCGTGGCGTCGTGGAGGTAGAGGAAGGGCCGGTCGTCGTCGGCGGGCGGCGGGGTGCCCGCGGCGGCTCCGGGCCAGGCGGTGGCGCAGCGCTGGTCGGCCGCGGTCAGGCCGGCGGTGATCACGGCCTGCTGACCCGCGGTGCTGACGACGTCGACGCACGGCTTGTGCCCGAAGGCCTGCTGCATGGTCGAGGCCAGGCGGTCGACGAGCCAGCTCTCGCGGTAGTAGTTGTACATCGAGAACGTGCCGCCCGGATTGAGGTGCTCGCGGGCGGCCCGCATGGCCTCCTCGGTGAACAGGTAGCTCTCCAGCCGGAGCGAGCTGGCCCCGGAGACGAGGGTGAGCGAGTCGGGCAGGGCGAACAGGATCAGGTCGTACTTGTCGCCGGTGCGCTCCAGGAAGGCGCGGCCGTCGGTGATGTGGGTGGTGACGCGGGGGTCGTCGTAGGGCCGGTCGGGGTGCAGCGAGCCGCCCAGTTCGCGCAGCTTGGGGTCGATCTCGACGGCGTCGACGTGGCTCGCGCCCTTGGACAGCGCGATCGCCACGTCGGTGCCGCTGCCCGCGCCGACGATGAGCACGTTCTTCGGGGGTTTGGCGGTGCGCTCGTACGGCAGCCCGTACTGGCGCTCCCACTGCAGGCGGGCGGCGGCGGGCACGGCCTGCTGGTGCGGGATGCCGTTGACGGCGATGTCGGTGACGCCGACGCCGAGCTGCTGGAACTGCCGGTAGGTGACCTTGTAGTACGGCGACCAGATCGCCCCGGCCGTCAGCGTCTCGGCGAGCAGCAGCCCCACCACGACCAGGGAGGGCACGGTCACCAGGCCCAGGTAGAGCGCGCGCGGCCGCGGGACCAGCAGCATGCCGTAGCAGATCGCGGCGATCAGGCCCCAGAAGACGGGCGGCGCGCTCAGGAACGACAGCGCCGTGAACGCCGCGATGCCGGTCAGGCTGCCGATCAGGTCGTAGCGGTAGGCCTCCAGGCGCGGCAGCTCGGGAAAGCAGCGGCCGACGAGCTCGGCGGGCCCCATGAGGATCAGGGCGGCGGCGCAGAAGATGACCGGCAGGATCAGCCACGCGGGCGGCCCGCTGGTGGACAGGCTCGTCCAGTACAGGACGCCCTCGGTGTTCCGGTCCACGGTCACCGGGAAGGTCAGCACGACGACGGCCAGGACGGCGAGCACGATCGGCGAGTAGTACGGCTGCCGCCGCGAACGCCCCACGCGCAGGAACCCCAGCCCGATGCCGAGGAACGAGCCGAGCAGCACGAAGTTGGTGAAGTAGCTGAGGTGGACGATGTTGGACCCGGTCCACCGGATCAGCGCCAGTTCGAGGAAGAGCATGAAGGCGCTGGCGAGGATGAGCCTCGGCCGAACGGCCAGCCAGTGAGCCTTCTCTTCGCCATCGACCGGCTTGTGCGCCTGGAGCGTCATAGGACATTCTCCGTGGATACTCCGGCCTTAAGACCGGGGAGGAAATGGACTCCCGCGTAACGGGGCAGGGAAAGGCGGTTCGCCGTCAGGGTGCGCACCGGCAGGCCGGTCGCCGTCAACGCCGCATACAGCGCCCCGCGGATGACGAAGGGGGTGTGCCGGGCCACCGCCGCACGCCGCGATTCCAAGCTCCGCCGCTGAGGAAGCGCGGCGGAGTGGATCCGCTGACGGGTGTCCAACGTAGCCACCAAGGTCACCTCCCTATGCGTGGTGGCCGGGTCTGGTCACTCAGGGCCCCGCACCGTTTGAGATAGGGAGCACGTCATGGCCTGTAGGCCGAGGAGCGAGCGACGCTGCCTCACCGCAGTGACGGACCGAAAAACGGGAGCGTCTCTGATCAGTTATGCGATCCTACGCCAGTCCTGGTGTCTGGAATCGTTTCCCACAGTCCGCGAGTGAGGAATGGCGACGCAAGGCGCGGCCAGGAACGAGCGCGGAAAGGTCACCGCCGCGCAGGCAGGGGGTGCTCGTGCCCGCGGCTTCCTCTGACCGTGTGACGGTCAGAGGCCGCAGAGCTCGTCCAGGGACTTGGCGCCGGCCTTCTGGCTGTTGCGGGTCGGGGTCTGCGTGGGGGAGGCCGCGCGGGTCTGCGTCGGCGTCGCCCCCGTGACGCTGGGCGAGGCGCTGACGCCGGCCGTCTGGGCCTGCTTGCGCGGGCGCATCGAGTCGTTGATCGCCTTCTTCGCGGCCAGGCGGATCTTCGCCCAGTCCGCGCTGCCCGGCCAGAACTCCGGCGGCACGAACTGCAGGCTCGTGATCTTGGCGTCCTTGACCTTGACGGCTACCTGTACCAGCGGCTGCACGAGCGGCTGCGGGATGTTCGTCTGAGCCATGCGCTTGGCCGCGCCGGCGATCTTGCCGAAGTTCGTCAGAATGACCGTGGGCGTGGCCTGCTGGGCGAAGGCGCCGATGACGCAGCGCTGGCGGCCCATGCGGGAGAAGTCGTCGCTGTTCACGCGCGAGCGGCCGTACCAGAGGGCCTGCTCGCCGGTCAGCTTCCGGTAGCCCGCCTTGATCGTGCCCGCGGTGCCGTACAGCCCGCCCCACTTGATGTCCTGCTCGACGCGGATCTTCAGGCCGCCGATGGCGTCGACCAGCGCCGCGAAGCCGTACATGTTGATCATCGCGTAATAGTCGATCTTCAGGCCCAGGGTGTGGCCGATGGCGTCCATCAGCGCCCGCGGACCCTTGTTCTTGCCGCCCATGATGTCCGGGTGGTCGTTGGCGTACTGCCAGACCTCGTTGAGCAGGCCGCCGTTCGGCAGCTCGGCCATGAAGCCGTTGGGGAACTGCCGGGCCAGCGGCGAGGTCGACGGGAAGCGCACGTGCTGGAGGTTGCGCGGCAGGCTGAACAGGACTGTGTTGCCGGTCTTGACGTCCACGCTGGCCACCGTCATGCTGTCGGTCCGCACGCCGGTGCGGTTGCCCGCCGCGTCGCCGCCGACGAGCAGGAAGTTCACCCGGGTCCGGCCGCCCCACGGGTCCTCGGAGTTCTGCGCGATGGGCGGAACTTCGGAGTCGGGGCCGGAGGGGAAGACGGCCTGGAGCGCGCCCCGGGCGGTCCCCACGGTCTGGGCGACCAGCGCGAACGGTGACATGACCGCCACGCACAGGACGCCCACCACGATGCCGGTCACCATCTGGCCCTGCTGGTCGAGCCGGTTCGGGCCGAGCACCACGTACGAGACGACCAGGAGCGCGAACCAGGCGAGTCCGAGCGCCGAGGCGACGACGATCACCGTCACCATCATGCCGGTGTCGGCGAAGGCGGTGAGGCTGTCCAGGAGGTTGTCCCGGGTCAGGGCGTAGGCCAAGACCCCGAGCAGGATCACGGCGTACAGGCTGACGAGGATCATCCCGGTACGGCGGTGCCCGGCGCGCAGATGTGCGGCGCCGGGCACGAGGGCGGACAGAGCGGTCCAG from Nonomuraea polychroma encodes the following:
- a CDS encoding ABC transporter permease yields the protein MMRDTWVLFRHGVGVTLRQKLGIIIGVLQPLLFLVLFGPIFTTFGTWETLVPGLIVQLGLLSMGLAGFGVVFERQSGVLERMRVTPASRLALLLGRVLNNAVTLIIQTVLLLAVAFAFGLRAPVPGLLAGLVLIVVLGISLAALSYAIALTINEQLFAPVMTTAVVPLVLLSGSFLPMSMAPGWLDAISHISPFRYVLEALRDLFHGHYLTGTVGAGVAVTAVFAVVSLTIGTRVFNRENA
- a CDS encoding spermidine synthase, with the protein product MTLQAHKPVDGEEKAHWLAVRPRLILASAFMLFLELALIRWTGSNIVHLSYFTNFVLLGSFLGIGLGFLRVGRSRRQPYYSPIVLAVLAVVVLTFPVTVDRNTEGVLYWTSLSTSGPPAWLILPVIFCAAALILMGPAELVGRCFPELPRLEAYRYDLIGSLTGIAAFTALSFLSAPPVFWGLIAAICYGMLLVPRPRALYLGLVTVPSLVVVGLLLAETLTAGAIWSPYYKVTYRQFQQLGVGVTDIAVNGIPHQQAVPAAARLQWERQYGLPYERTAKPPKNVLIVGAGSGTDVAIALSKGASHVDAVEIDPKLRELGGSLHPDRPYDDPRVTTHITDGRAFLERTGDKYDLILFALPDSLTLVSGASSLRLESYLFTEEAMRAAREHLNPGGTFSMYNYYRESWLVDRLASTMQQAFGHKPCVDVVSTAGQQAVITAGLTAADQRCATAWPGAAAGTPPPADDDRPFLYLHDATIPPIYIITLTLILIVSLLAVRVVAGPYQRMRPYADLFLLGVAFMLLETKSVTGFALLFGTTWVVNAIVFAGVLVAVLAAVEVTRRFRIPPLPVMYGILLAGLLLAWLVPNAWLLSLPLPLRAVAAVTVAFLPIFAANVVFAKRFADTADATTSFGANLLGAMVGGCLEYAALVIGYKGLLIVAAVLYIGALALLPRKRALA
- a CDS encoding S8 family serine peptidase, with translation MRVLIQLRPSPDLVAAVADPGQTATTADVADGLPGVELDTAFVPVAVPRPVPTAGGDPLSLNQPLDFSLAAEDASVLVRGTISDDELASRVTLLPTLRPDVVGIFSDPVIESTPTCGGDPPVGNWRDVERLLNVAGLQAEGLDGAGVALAVLDTGVNAAHTARQLGRGVTLDADRCWSPPGVSGKPGEFEVDHGTMCAFDALIAAPQASLIDIPLLLSTRPGGSALDGLLSDAVSAFAHLRTVLDAQPEASRALVVSNSWGSFSPEWDFPVGHPGNYSDNAAHPFNLMVAALDRAGADVLFAAGNCSRQCPDGRCAYPDRPIVGANSHPKVLSIGGIDVNGDRVGYSSQGPGRLTARKPDVCGYTHFLGSAAFGKDQPDSGTSAATPVVAGLVAAVRTRWPAVALSPAQLRALLRRTAEDRSEVGFDYDYGYGTVDPAGIMAALRRRAKSAA
- a CDS encoding ABC transporter ATP-binding protein — encoded protein: MIKTSGLTKTFDGGVEAVKGVDITVEPGEIVGFLGPNGAGKTTTMRMLTTLLKPTSGTATVAGHDLLADPEEVRRRIGYVSQGSAVTPWAPLQKELELQAMLYGLSRQEAAARTREVLDLLELTGLESKPAVALSGGQKRRFDIAFALLHDPALVFLDEPTTGLDPQSRANLWDHIRSLRSEKGMTVFLTTHYLDEADALCDRLLIIDHGRIVAEGAPAELKTGGRTLDDVFLDITGRSLREEVGA
- a CDS encoding LCP family protein — encoded protein: MRKRDGVDTVPGGRKQRPPRRPRPAPGSRAPRFAKPLTTASVLGWTALSALVPGAAHLRAGHRRTGMILVSLYAVILLGVLAYALTRDNLLDSLTAFADTGMMVTVIVVASALGLAWFALLVVSYVVLGPNRLDQQGQMVTGIVVGVLCVAVMSPFALVAQTVGTARGALQAVFPSGPDSEVPPIAQNSEDPWGGRTRVNFLLVGGDAAGNRTGVRTDSMTVASVDVKTGNTVLFSLPRNLQHVRFPSTSPLARQFPNGFMAELPNGGLLNEVWQYANDHPDIMGGKNKGPRALMDAIGHTLGLKIDYYAMINMYGFAALVDAIGGLKIRVEQDIKWGGLYGTAGTIKAGYRKLTGEQALWYGRSRVNSDDFSRMGRQRCVIGAFAQQATPTVILTNFGKIAGAAKRMAQTNIPQPLVQPLVQVAVKVKDAKITSLQFVPPEFWPGSADWAKIRLAAKKAINDSMRPRKQAQTAGVSASPSVTGATPTQTRAASPTQTPTRNSQKAGAKSLDELCGL